In the Hordeum vulgare subsp. vulgare chromosome 7H, MorexV3_pseudomolecules_assembly, whole genome shotgun sequence genome, one interval contains:
- the LOC123411021 gene encoding peptidyl-prolyl cis-trans isomerase CYP18-2 produces the protein MWDGADGGTPEVTLETSMGAFTVEMYHKHAPKTCRNFVELARRKYYDNVVFHRIIKDFIVQGGDPSGTGRGGESIYGAKFEDEIRPELKHTGAGILSMANAGPNTNGSQFFITLAPCQSLDGKHTIFGRVCRGMEIVKRLGSIQTDKNDRPIHEVKILRTVVKD, from the exons ATGTGGGACGGCGCCGACGGCGGGACTCCAGAGGTCACCCTGGAGACCTCCATGGGCGCCTTCACCGTCGAG ATGTACCACAAGCACGCGCCCAAGACCTGCAGAAACTTCGTAGAGCTCGCGCGCCGCAAATACTACGACAACGTCGTCTTCCACCGCATCATCAAG GATTTCATCGTGCAAGGTGGGGATCCTAGTGGAACAGGCAGGGGCGGCGAATCCATCTACGG AGCAAAGTTTGAGGACGAGATAAGGCCAGAGCTGAAGCACACCGGGGCTGGGATTCTATCAATGGCAAATGCTGGTCCAAATACAAACGGAAGCCAGTTCTTCATCACTCTTGCACCTTGTCAGTCGCTGGATG GTAAACACACAATTTTTGGGAGAGTATGCAGAGGAATGGAAATTGTTAAGCGCCTTGGAAGTATTCAGACCGACAAAAATGATAG GCCCATCCATGAAGTGAAAATCCTGCGGACTGTTGTTAAAGATTGA